In Planctomycetaceae bacterium, one genomic interval encodes:
- a CDS encoding phage protein GemA/Gp16 family protein: MNATQRLQQYGRIHKAKKNLGLDDAAYRQLLTSLTGVDSCKAMTDRQVNHALDWLNYFAGVRYKMPTPFGRVGASGDAKANLVALCYAIAHIVPPGWTKPPLRSMQWQERTCGRCSPAFEDMEIEDLTKLIEGVKAIFYRMGLRSNVPLATDVKLDRNGRLYQPWHEPLPTRQQSDSSRSGDAASAG; the protein is encoded by the coding sequence ATGAACGCCACCCAGCGACTCCAGCAGTACGGCCGGATCCACAAGGCCAAGAAGAACCTCGGCCTGGACGACGCCGCGTATCGCCAACTGCTCACGTCACTGACCGGAGTCGACAGTTGCAAGGCGATGACCGACCGCCAGGTCAACCACGCTCTGGACTGGCTTAACTACTTCGCCGGCGTCCGGTACAAAATGCCAACGCCGTTCGGCCGCGTGGGTGCCTCAGGAGACGCCAAGGCCAACCTCGTGGCCCTGTGCTACGCCATAGCCCACATCGTGCCGCCTGGGTGGACCAAGCCGCCGCTGAGGTCCATGCAGTGGCAAGAGCGGACGTGCGGCCGCTGCTCGCCGGCGTTCGAGGACATGGAGATTGAGGACCTCACGAAGCTGATCGAGGGCGTCAAGGCCATCTTCTACCGCATGGGCCTCAGGTCAAATGTGCCGCTTGCCACTGACGTGAAACTTGACAGGAACGGCCGTCTTTACCAGCCGTGGCACGAGCCACTGCCGACAAGACAGCAGTCAGACTCCAGCCGTTCAGGAGACGCCGCCAGTGCGGGCTGA
- a CDS encoding DNA cytosine methyltransferase: MKTIDAIDLCCGGGGWAVAARGLGINIVAAVDLWRPACMTYQINNPRTTVINGDLRDAALQRRVIDDYSGKVQLILGGIPCEWLSIRRNVGNGVGDEELEQQRATLNSVLDLVAAIGPQWYCLEDVKGLAKELPAGTPWIEIDAAAYSPQRRKRIYVGNFPRPTGVGPLLEPESKEVLKDRLRAGPFRIGARSHGREFVTSNAFSPDKAYVAPVEGKSPTICTLTSRHDPEFLVYDERLPGGVRQLEWQEAARLQGFPEDYMFFGSPTDVGTQIGRAVQIDTARVILSGIAKEAGCLSSDGVMQ, from the coding sequence ATGAAGACTATCGACGCTATTGATCTTTGCTGCGGGGGGGGGGGATGGGCCGTGGCAGCACGCGGCCTTGGCATCAACATTGTGGCAGCCGTGGACCTCTGGAGGCCAGCCTGCATGACGTACCAAATCAATAACCCACGGACAACAGTCATCAACGGCGACCTGAGAGACGCAGCCCTTCAGCGCAGGGTGATCGATGACTACTCAGGAAAGGTCCAGCTTATCCTTGGCGGCATTCCATGCGAGTGGCTGTCCATCCGGCGCAACGTCGGGAACGGCGTCGGCGATGAGGAGTTAGAACAGCAGAGGGCGACTCTCAATAGCGTTCTCGATCTTGTTGCCGCGATAGGTCCTCAGTGGTACTGCCTGGAAGATGTCAAGGGCCTTGCAAAGGAACTTCCGGCCGGAACTCCGTGGATTGAAATCGACGCTGCAGCGTATTCTCCCCAGCGCCGCAAACGAATCTACGTCGGCAATTTCCCCCGTCCGACAGGAGTTGGACCGCTTCTTGAGCCAGAGTCGAAAGAGGTCCTGAAAGACCGCCTTCGTGCTGGTCCATTCAGGATCGGTGCCAGGTCGCATGGCCGCGAGTTTGTAACCAGCAACGCCTTCAGCCCGGACAAAGCCTATGTCGCTCCGGTCGAAGGCAAGTCACCTACCATTTGCACTCTGACCTCAAGGCATGATCCTGAGTTCCTGGTCTACGATGAGCGGCTGCCTGGCGGCGTGAGGCAACTGGAGTGGCAGGAAGCTGCGCGTCTTCAGGGTTTCCCCGAAGACTACATGTTCTTTGGATCCCCGACTGACGTTGGTACCCAGATCGGCAGGGCTGTGCAGATCGACACGGCGCGGGTGATTCTGAGCGGGATAGCTAAAGAAGCCGGATGCCTCTCAAGCGATGGAGTAATGCAATGA
- a CDS encoding helix-turn-helix transcriptional regulator, giving the protein MGVDEAKLAAEIGDRIKESLGRIKQAEFSRALGYGTSAVSLYLAGQRPMPLPFFFSACEFLNVSAEWLLTGQGPKRRGSFDWSLIDALSIHEEARRVEDELALTQRAYTEKAEPLMKKKRDDLMQRMEKLRRLVAAKRELEAVQIADAALDDTYTPPSGFESEADKMKRLRKDKK; this is encoded by the coding sequence ATGGGCGTTGACGAAGCGAAACTTGCCGCAGAGATCGGGGACCGGATCAAGGAATCCCTCGGAAGAATTAAGCAGGCTGAATTTTCTCGCGCCCTGGGCTACGGAACTTCGGCCGTGAGCCTTTACCTGGCCGGCCAGCGCCCTATGCCTCTTCCGTTCTTTTTCTCCGCGTGTGAGTTCCTCAACGTCAGCGCCGAATGGCTGCTCACCGGCCAAGGTCCCAAGCGACGTGGGAGCTTCGACTGGTCGCTCATCGACGCGCTGTCCATCCATGAAGAGGCGCGGCGTGTTGAGGATGAACTTGCCTTGACGCAGCGGGCATACACGGAGAAGGCCGAACCTTTGATGAAGAAGAAGCGCGATGACCTGATGCAGCGGATGGAGAAACTGCGCCGACTGGTCGCCGCCAAGCGCGAACTTGAGGCTGTGCAGATTGCCGACGCCGCTCTTGACGATACCTACACGCCTCCATCGGGATTCGAGAGCGAAGCCGATAAGATGAAGCGACTCCGCAAGGATAAAAAATGA
- a CDS encoding MazG nucleotide pyrophosphohydrolase domain-containing protein, with the protein MTITERKLWEYHVRHYGEGVNVPKTVRKFMEEVGELCEAIIVGKKLDIMEELGDAATVLFVLSVGLGFDGLEHVMRSTAAKLEDRDNPAAPHDDQQEWRNTSFANCSHVHSEPAGTCSKGIMPRFHCLDCGLYFLTVER; encoded by the coding sequence ATGACCATTACAGAACGAAAGCTTTGGGAATACCACGTCAGGCACTACGGAGAGGGCGTCAATGTCCCAAAGACGGTCAGGAAGTTCATGGAGGAAGTTGGTGAGCTCTGCGAGGCCATCATCGTCGGCAAGAAGCTGGACATCATGGAAGAGCTCGGCGACGCGGCAACCGTTCTCTTTGTCCTGTCTGTCGGCCTTGGATTTGATGGCCTTGAGCATGTCATGCGTTCGACCGCCGCCAAGCTCGAAGATCGCGATAATCCTGCAGCGCCGCATGACGACCAACAGGAGTGGCGCAACACATCTTTTGCCAATTGCAGTCACGTCCACTCTGAGCCCGCAGGAACGTGCAGCAAGGGCATAATGCCACGATTCCATTGCCTTGATTGCGGCCTGTACTTTCTGACCGTTGAGAGATGA
- a CDS encoding AsnC family protein — MVKSNKISPEELDRRADSVLRCLQENPGLSAADIGRRLGDVSGRQVRERIHNLRDRGHAITIAENGKGYILLDRVESEQRRASLVKAHRSRTRCYLSDHAKLMTQITGMSATAVAELTMFDQLISVADEEADADRPSTWAEIAKLPVERRTGLFSLLRRMLVGIKEDPVAFAAERTCLADEFGAIFLTKADKANLDKARQLLQEIGA; from the coding sequence ATGGTTAAGAGCAACAAGATCTCGCCGGAAGAACTGGACCGAAGGGCAGACAGCGTGCTTCGCTGCCTGCAGGAAAACCCCGGACTCTCAGCCGCCGACATCGGCCGGCGCCTCGGGGACGTGTCTGGAAGGCAGGTGCGCGAGCGGATCCACAACCTGCGCGATCGCGGCCACGCCATCACCATCGCCGAGAATGGCAAAGGCTACATCCTGCTGGACCGGGTCGAAAGCGAGCAGCGCCGGGCATCCCTGGTCAAGGCCCACCGCAGCCGCACCCGCTGCTACCTCAGCGACCATGCCAAGCTGATGACGCAGATCACCGGCATGTCGGCCACGGCCGTGGCGGAACTGACAATGTTCGACCAGCTCATCAGCGTAGCCGACGAGGAGGCCGACGCCGACCGCCCGAGCACCTGGGCCGAAATCGCCAAGCTGCCGGTGGAGCGGAGAACGGGCCTGTTCTCCCTGCTGCGGCGCATGCTCGTCGGCATCAAGGAAGACCCGGTCGCCTTCGCCGCCGAACGCACCTGCCTGGCCGATGAGTTCGGGGCGATCTTCCTGACCAAGGCCGACAAGGCCAATCTCGACAAGGCCCGCCAACTCCTGCAGGAAATTGGCGCGTAA
- a CDS encoding AAA family ATPase — MDLNRKCKDFWGLNPAATPFGKHMEDEGGMFVWPAFEDVVEKIVHVIKHRSFLVMSGEACSCKTAAWSHAKRLLVEESIAPKFSQPMGLNPSKYNESTIYHAIVYSIAPPDGSAQSAFKRTREDRAHQCRQLLEAQNARQVPVVLAVNDAHDCQLAFLKMCKRLWDDLYGFDRLLSVILIGHPSLLAMARSCKEIDERMEIVEMPDLGDSLEDYLAFEFNRCGSESMPITPDGVARLGSIVKRHPLLINNVVSRALFEGFRIKADAIDARLIERAASAERGAEGGAK, encoded by the coding sequence ATGGACCTGAATCGCAAGTGCAAGGATTTCTGGGGCCTCAACCCCGCCGCCACGCCATTCGGCAAGCACATGGAAGACGAAGGCGGCATGTTCGTCTGGCCTGCTTTTGAAGACGTAGTCGAAAAGATCGTCCACGTCATCAAGCACCGCTCGTTTCTGGTGATGAGCGGCGAGGCCTGCAGCTGCAAGACGGCCGCGTGGAGCCACGCCAAGCGGCTGCTGGTCGAGGAGAGCATCGCCCCCAAGTTCTCCCAGCCGATGGGGCTCAATCCCAGCAAGTACAACGAGAGCACGATCTATCACGCCATCGTCTACTCGATCGCGCCTCCGGACGGATCGGCACAGTCGGCCTTCAAGCGCACGCGCGAGGACCGGGCGCACCAGTGCCGCCAATTGCTGGAGGCCCAGAACGCCCGCCAGGTGCCCGTGGTGCTGGCCGTCAATGATGCACACGACTGCCAGCTTGCCTTCCTGAAAATGTGCAAGCGGCTCTGGGACGATCTGTACGGATTCGACCGGCTGCTGAGCGTGATCCTGATCGGCCATCCGTCGCTGCTGGCCATGGCCCGCTCGTGCAAGGAAATCGACGAACGCATGGAGATCGTCGAAATGCCCGACCTGGGCGACTCGCTTGAGGATTATCTGGCATTCGAGTTCAACCGCTGCGGCAGCGAGTCGATGCCCATCACGCCAGACGGCGTTGCCCGCCTGGGCAGCATCGTCAAGCGCCACCCGCTGCTGATCAACAACGTCGTCAGCCGCGCGCTGTTCGAGGGCTTCCGGATCAAGGCCGACGCCATCGACGCCCGCCTGATCGAACGCGCCGCCAGCGCCGAACGCGGGGCCGAAGGCGGTGCAAAATGA
- a CDS encoding helix-turn-helix domain-containing protein, with translation MTKANGIAVDEAAAKGEARKLPDEFMILELFQTSGLVVLGPTDVERATGISKGTISGKLRSLADGGYLEEVTAGKYQIGPRLFQITTAYIGCVAAQLVQLQALTDQKVSAVLGALQNIKGAFTFGQGQEGQS, from the coding sequence ATGACCAAGGCAAACGGAATTGCGGTAGACGAGGCGGCGGCCAAGGGCGAGGCCCGCAAGCTGCCCGATGAGTTCATGATCCTCGAATTGTTCCAGACCAGCGGCCTTGTCGTACTGGGCCCCACCGACGTGGAGCGGGCCACGGGCATCAGCAAGGGCACCATCTCGGGCAAGCTCCGCTCGCTGGCCGATGGCGGGTACCTGGAGGAAGTCACCGCCGGCAAATATCAGATCGGCCCGCGCCTCTTCCAGATCACCACGGCCTACATCGGCTGCGTGGCCGCCCAGCTCGTGCAGCTGCAGGCCCTGACCGACCAGAAGGTATCGGCCGTGCTGGGCGCTCTGCAGAACATCAAGGGCGCGTTCACGTTCGGCCAGGGTCAGGAGGGTCAGTCGTGA
- a CDS encoding major capsid protein translates to MAELLIQYAAMTPNAVARGVVETFVATNPLFNVLRFQDTAEAISYEYNREASLGGVGFRALNADYTAAEKTSGINNPVIERLAIMGGEVNIDRQLSGNTRVKADRIAKKTKAAARFYVKNFIKGSTATRPTGFDGLYRRIAGDNLVYAGTHGGTIDLEVLDGLIARVPGDNTRKVLLMGSAMQIRLGSVLRTRGATVISMAEWQGQNIVTRYGGAQIIVPGDDELGAEIMAFNETRGNSSVSGSIIVFVPGVNDEEDVVGLARNANNFLEVADRGMSGTQDITVVEGRAGMAAHHPRCAVRYAGILNSNPA, encoded by the coding sequence ATGGCAGAGTTGCTCATTCAGTACGCCGCGATGACCCCCAACGCAGTGGCTCGCGGCGTGGTCGAAACGTTCGTGGCGACCAATCCGCTGTTCAACGTCCTGCGGTTCCAGGACACGGCCGAGGCGATCAGCTACGAATACAATCGCGAGGCGTCCCTGGGCGGCGTCGGCTTCCGCGCGCTCAACGCCGACTACACCGCCGCTGAAAAGACCAGCGGCATCAACAACCCCGTGATCGAACGGCTGGCGATCATGGGCGGCGAGGTCAACATCGACCGCCAGCTCTCGGGCAATACCCGCGTCAAGGCCGACCGCATCGCCAAGAAGACCAAGGCGGCGGCGAGGTTCTACGTCAAGAACTTCATCAAGGGCTCGACGGCCACCAGACCCACCGGCTTCGACGGCCTCTACCGCCGCATCGCCGGGGACAACCTGGTGTACGCCGGAACCCACGGCGGCACGATCGACCTGGAAGTCCTGGACGGCCTGATCGCCCGCGTGCCCGGCGACAACACGCGCAAGGTCCTGCTGATGGGCTCGGCGATGCAGATCCGCCTGGGCTCGGTGCTGCGGACCCGTGGCGCCACGGTCATCTCGATGGCCGAGTGGCAGGGCCAGAACATCGTGACCCGCTACGGCGGGGCTCAGATCATCGTCCCCGGCGATGACGAACTGGGCGCCGAGATCATGGCCTTCAACGAGACGCGGGGCAACTCGTCGGTGAGCGGCTCGATCATCGTCTTCGTGCCCGGCGTCAACGACGAGGAAGACGTGGTGGGCCTGGCCCGCAACGCCAACAACTTCCTGGAAGTCGCCGATCGCGGCATGAGCGGCACTCAGGATATCACGGTGGTCGAAGGCCGGGCCGGCATGGCCGCCCATCACCCCCGCTGCGCCGTGCGCTACGCGGGCATCCTCAACAGTAACCCGGCGTAA
- a CDS encoding phage portal protein — translation MATFKTPDLLTNNAPWMSEAERSRIKNLEGLRQIYEGRHKEYFYRGNRTQHIYKALGPNAANVMYLTENIAGRASLKYADLLCGEPLTIEPEDSDPKAKAAITRLSEQSSLATMHYEAAATASWAGRAYWQVIVQGGVVKLDSITPENIHPRYDATGKNLIAAVVKYVVTVAGNKYVRVIEHTVGKIVHQAYLLDGNAVKARVDLAVVEAGIEEVQETKIDELTVIEVCNFSTGGVGATDYCGEVNSLIDEVNNRRSQISRILDKHGDPVAQALESLFDAQGNLKTGDVLAVDDMSKDAMRYVTWDAKLPDAAASLVNARDSVYGELEMAPVLMGVGGGATSAETWKKFKLQVNQTMARVKRKRLYMSPAVKRSIRVMMLMDNAFGLGVGRYEVKAVSLTWSDGLPSDPEDDMRVIVGYRSAGLLSRKRALMWIHDGDMNVVEEELQLLADEEAASLPTGFADPASVIDESQADPDAQTAPQG, via the coding sequence ATGGCTACGTTCAAGACCCCCGACCTGCTGACCAACAACGCACCGTGGATGAGCGAAGCGGAGCGCTCTCGCATCAAGAACCTCGAAGGGCTGCGCCAGATCTACGAGGGCCGACACAAGGAATACTTCTACCGGGGCAACCGCACCCAGCACATCTACAAGGCCCTGGGTCCTAACGCCGCCAATGTGATGTACCTCACCGAGAACATCGCCGGCCGCGCGAGCCTCAAGTACGCCGACCTCCTGTGCGGCGAGCCGCTGACGATCGAGCCGGAAGACTCCGACCCCAAAGCCAAGGCCGCCATCACCCGTCTTTCAGAGCAGTCGAGCCTGGCGACGATGCACTACGAGGCGGCGGCGACGGCCTCATGGGCGGGCCGTGCGTACTGGCAGGTGATCGTCCAGGGCGGCGTGGTGAAGCTCGACTCGATCACGCCCGAGAACATCCACCCCCGCTACGACGCCACGGGCAAGAACCTCATCGCCGCCGTGGTGAAGTACGTCGTGACGGTCGCCGGGAATAAGTACGTCCGCGTGATCGAGCACACGGTGGGCAAGATCGTCCACCAGGCGTATCTGCTCGACGGCAACGCCGTCAAGGCCCGCGTGGATCTGGCCGTCGTCGAGGCGGGCATTGAGGAAGTCCAGGAAACCAAGATCGACGAACTGACCGTGATCGAGGTCTGCAACTTCTCCACCGGCGGCGTCGGGGCGACGGACTACTGCGGCGAAGTGAACAGCCTGATCGACGAGGTCAACAACCGCCGCTCCCAGATCAGCCGCATACTCGACAAGCACGGCGACCCGGTCGCCCAGGCGCTGGAGAGCCTGTTCGACGCCCAGGGCAACCTGAAGACCGGCGACGTGCTGGCCGTCGACGACATGTCCAAAGACGCGATGCGCTACGTCACGTGGGACGCCAAGCTCCCTGACGCGGCGGCCTCTCTGGTCAACGCCCGCGACAGCGTCTACGGCGAGCTGGAGATGGCCCCCGTGCTCATGGGCGTCGGCGGCGGGGCGACCTCTGCAGAGACGTGGAAGAAGTTCAAGCTCCAGGTCAACCAGACGATGGCCCGCGTGAAGCGCAAGCGCCTCTACATGTCGCCTGCGGTCAAGCGGTCCATCCGCGTGATGATGCTGATGGACAACGCCTTCGGCCTGGGCGTGGGGCGCTACGAGGTCAAGGCGGTGTCGCTGACCTGGAGCGACGGGCTGCCGTCTGACCCCGAGGACGACATGAGGGTCATCGTCGGCTATCGCAGCGCGGGGCTGCTGTCGCGCAAGCGGGCGCTGATGTGGATCCATGACGGCGACATGAACGTCGTCGAGGAAGAGCTCCAACTGCTGGCCGACGAAGAGGCCGCGAGCCTGCCGACCGGATTTGCCGATCCGGCCAGCGTGATCGACGAAAGCCAGGCCGATCCGGACGCCCAGACCGCCCCGCAGGGGTGA